The stretch of DNA TCGAAGAAGCATCCGGAGCTCAATTATTGAACGTGTTCAAAGATACGAGTCTGAAGTCTGGGACTGCAGGGCCAAACTTTCTCTAAAGTTTGCAATTGTCATGCCAGACTTCAGCAATTGTCATGCTAGACTTCAGCAATTGTCACGCTAGACTTCAGAAAAAATTATCTGAAGTTCAAATATAACAAGCtaattttgtctgaagtttgcactataaattaaagaacttcagactaatttgtttgaagtttgcactatgaagTAAAACTGATGGCTTTAATACGTTCACTCTACAGTAATTGTTGAATAGACGTAGTTGCCTGTGTCTCTTCAACAAACCAAGCTCCACATACATTATTTTCAAGCTTTTGCTATGAAGAGGCTTTATCTCACTTATTCTTTAATTCTTAGAAGCTCCGTTGATCTTAAATTATTCGCCAACTCTTCACAGGGGCCACAATTAGAGGGCTACTGTATAGTCTGTATTAGGGGTGTACAAAAAAAACCGATTACCTTTGCAAGTTAGGCCAAACTTCATGTGATAATATTTTGAAGTTTTGCTTTAATAAGACCACACTTCAGGCAAAaaaattctgaagttcaaactttaGACATACACGATTGAAGCTTTACAACAGAATCTTTGCATTATGAACTGAAGTTTGTtcttgcactatgaactgaagtttgccTGATTGgctttgcaagtcaggccaaacttcaggcaaaaatatttgaagttttgctttgataaggctacactttaggcaaaaaattctgaagttcaaacttcagacacaaatttttgctacttcaggcccgtatgtatgaagttacccgaaaagtggATAGACTTAttgaccttaagtgcatctgaagtgcaattttttacttcagacttattagccttaagtgcatgaaaccattggttgcacttcagacctatttggccttaagtgcatttgaagtacaattttttcacttcaaactaATTTGttttaacttcagacccgataagtctgaagttgatcgtaaagtgggtacgcttgcaaatttttttgcaaagtgggtataggttcaaTTGTGATCCCAAAATCGGATATAGATGCAAAAGTCCCAATTCTTCTTCCTTTGCAGTGACTCGATTTACTTTTTTGGTTGTTACAAAAGGAATGGCTCCTtccaaaatttgaaaataatttaacttaaatttttttATGTTATCCTTAATGATCAGCTCCATACAAATATTATGACATATTTAAGACCagaagtttcaaaagtcttagGGTCACTCAAGTATTATGACATATTTAACATCAGAAGTCTTAAAAACgctttattttgatgattttatcTTACTCTCTGTGCCCGACAGAGCAAGGTTTAAAATAAAACGAGAGTAAATGATTTTTAAGCGCTTTCGTTTGTTTACAAATTGTTCTGAATTGAAAAAAATGGAGATTGTTATTTGTTTTATACTTCAAGAGCTTTTTAAGTTGTACATAATTCAACTgaaatatttcataaattaaattagttttgtaattttttttcttaTAGTTAGATATGAAGAATGCCTTGAATTTGGGCTATGATAGTTAAGATCATTTTCTGTTATCTCCAGCGGAGCAGTATCACAGCAAGTTGGAGAATAAGATTTGGTTTCTATTTGTTATATTAACCATGCATATTATAAGTGACTTAGCTGTAGATTTTTTATTATCATTTTCTTTCCTTTAAACTTTGAAAACTATAGTTTACTCAATACATAATAGCAGGAACAAGTATAAAACTAAAGTTTAAAACTTCCCATATATAAACAATTTCGGATATTTAAAAACTTAATTTCGAATTATTTGTTGATTTTCAAATATTTGTGAATTAAATTGTGAACAAAATCTTTTCTTACTCTAGGGGATTTGTTTTTTCTCTAACTTTGTGTTCTATGAACTTTAACTGTTGTAAATCTTTTTTAAATTCATAGTAATTTAAACAAGGATAAGATTAAAGAAGATGCTACATAGAAAAGCTTGCGGTAATTGTGAACTTAAATATGAAATATATCCTTGATTCTTAATTTTTGTGAATTAAATTATGAACATATATTTATTCAATTCAGAGAAGGGTCAAAAATATCCCTTTACTATGCGAAAATGATCATTTGTACCCCCATTATACTACCGATTCATTACAGCCCCTGACGTTATAGAATTGGAACAAAAATACCCTTTTGCCGTTAGGCCCCTCTACTATGACCAACATCATCCCACATGTCGTGATATTTTGCTTAGGTAGATGTCATATGGCATGGTATCTCACGGCTCCAATCCATTTCATTCCTCCCACTTTTTTTTCCTCCCCTTTAATTTTTACAAATTGCCCAATGTACAATAATTGATGAACAAATAAGGAGTACATGTGactcctttctttttttttggatGAGCACTGATTTTTTCTGGATGAGAATTTTGTTTGAACTGGACCAACGTCAGCCAGGCAACTGGTTGCCAATCTCCAAAGTACTCTCCAGTGTTATATAtgcatttttttaaaattcaattaatTCCTATTTTTGAGAATTTAACATAAATTTACAAGAAAAATATAGAAAACCCACACAGTATATAGGTatacctaaaaaaaaaaaaatataatagacCTCATAAAAATGAAGTATATCTATACAGAGAAATATTTTGAGTCTTGATGTTTTGTAAAATAAATAGATAACACAAAGTATTCAATTTCTTCCGTATATTTGACctaaaatataacataaaataTAATAGGCTGAATACATATGAAGCCCCTTGAACTTGTCCATTTTTTCTTTAGACACTTGAACTAAAAGGTGTACCTGTTGGACACCTCAACTCAAATCATATTGTGCAATTGAACACACATTGATGACATGGCTTAGCATGTGTAATACACTCTCTTTTCAGAGAGTGAAAAGTCCTAacctttattttatatttttttacttttgtcTCCTTCAACCTCAAATTTGCCACCACCATCCCTACCAcctcaaaaataaaaaatccctttatttgttttagtttttttttttttttttggttccaCAGTTACTTCTCCTCTTCATCATATAAAACTTGTCTTACTCCTTTTTATCAAAATTATCTTAATTAAAACTAATAAACCTCATACATGGAAACGAGAAAAGCTAGGCACCTACAAAATTGTCCTTTGCTTCTAACTCAAAAACTATCCATTAAATTTTGACTTCTACCTTAGCCACAACTATTTGTTCTTCGTCTCGAGAAATTAAGAATGGAGCGATGCGAACATAAAAGAACAAAATATATAGGTGGAAAAAATTTGTCATTCAGCACCAAGGAAGAATTAGCTTAACCAATTTTTTGGTCCCTTCCAATTATGTCATTCAACAGAAGATCAAATTAGTGGAAGGAGGACGATTCACGGACCACTATCGGTACCGTTACTGCCGACACCATTTCCATCACTTTTCCCTAAAACCACCACTGCCACCCTAACCGGCGAAATTCAAACCACCGGCGAATACCTTCTTCTTTCTTCCTCACATATATAAAACCCATTTCTTTCAAATAACCTACTTATATAACCATTGACACGCCTATTCGTGAATGCTTTGAAGGTTTTATTGGGTATGGCATGATTAAAAGTTGAACAAGTTTGATCCCATCAATCAACAAGATTCATAGATCTCTCTGCTAGAAATTAAGCTTAAAATGACAATGTAAAATATAGTATAAAAGAATATAGAATGGAGTACATTGGAATGATGAAGTTGGACTGCAGTGGGTAGCTATTTAATCAAAAAATGGGGTAGTTTGCTGCTGCTGGTGTTTTCACGTGGGGATTGGGTATTTAATGAAGGAGCCTAAAGGGAAGGTGGAAGAAAAAGGTGAGCTGATGTGTCATTTTCTTATTTGTAACACTGCCACGTCAACCGCATTTGAACCTCACACATGAAGTATTTTGGATTGCTACCAAAAAATGTGTTCAATTGACACAATATAATTTACTTGTTCAGTAGGTACATCTTTTAGTTTAAGTGTCTAAATAGAAAAAATAGGCAAGTTTAAGGGGCTACATATGCATTTAGACAATATAATATAACTAAAATGTAATACCAACTAAATGACATCGCATATTTGCATTGAACTGAAACGAGCTTGAATAGAACGATACATGACCCGATATACGAAGCATCTCGCATTCACGTAGGGTCCGAGGAAGGGCCGCACACCAAAGAGTGCGATGTAAGAAACCTACCCTGATGCAAGTATCACTAACTGATTTCACAACTCGAATCCGTGACCTATAAGTCACAGGGAGACAATTTTATCGTTGCTCCAAGACTCCCCTTCAATGACATGAGAATTCAACTGGGCGACCTCAACTTACTTGCGATTGAAGTGTAGTTGTTTCTTTGAAAAGGAGTGAGCACGTGAATAGTAGAACAGCCAGCAAGAACATGTAAGAGGCTTGGTAAAATCTGAACTTTGCAACATTTGAGTACAGATTTAAGTTGCTAGTGTTGGATGTAATGCAACTCCAATCTCTTTAAATGAAACACAAAATATTTGCAGTGTGGCAAGATCAATCCTCTTTGAAGAGAAAACATTCAAAATCATGTTGCAAATATGCAAATTAGTGTATCTAAAAGCTACAACTCCATTGACACTAAGACTAataaaaatatattgaaggccAAATAAAGGGGGTAAAAATGAAACCTAGCCATCTACTATATCTAGTTCAGTTTTTACATAAGAGGAACTGCTTTATCAAACATTGATTCAAAGCTTTTCCTTCTGACCTCCAATCAATTATCTAATCTAGACACCTAAGATTCAACATTTGTACATCGACACATAACGCGAGTAGCCACCATACCAGCAGAACCACCCATGACCCCATCGAAAATAAAACAATAAACTAAAATTAAGCTCCTAACTAAAAGTATAATCATCTCTTCAGTATACATCAAACAAATAGCTACTCATTGGAACAAACTCTGGCGCCGGTGACATTGGAGGGCCCTCTACGATCACACTGTGAGGTTCCTCGAGTGCAGATGTTTCTCCATACAGAGCTTTTTTTCTCATCTCTACGACTTTCCTGTGAGAGTTTGAGTGCAAAGTTGGAACAAATGTAGGACTAGCAGCAGGTCGGTACTCTGGGAATAGACGCCCTGACCGATAGCGAACTCCACAGGCATTGCATAATGTCTTTGGTCCCAATGGTCCCTCTCTCCACTGAGGTGTCTTCGTGACTTGACAATGTGTGCATTTTTTGAAACTAGACTGTTGCGTGGAGGTTGTCTTCTTCTTGGTAACATCTGCTATCTGTGGCACTGATAGCAGTGAcatctttctcttcttctctttaccCTTTCTAGCATCACAAGTCTTCTTGGATGCAAATCTTGTAGCAGATATGGGAGGCATCAAAATCCATGGATTAAGAGCTGAAGATCGCGGACGCTTGGAGCGTGGACGTACGGGAATGGCAATGTCATGTTTGATGGATATGCTCTTTCCACCAGAGCAGGAGTTGCTGCTTTCAAGAACTGAAACCGGGCTTTGCGTCTGGAAAATACCACTTCCCTGGCCTTCAGTAACTTTGATCTGATAAGGTAGCGCTTAATTAGGAACGTATGTGATATATAAATGACAAGCAGCTTTTCTGCACTACCACTCTTTTAAGAGTTGATTACAACAGCTTACAAAGAAAAACTATGAGAAACAAAAGAACTAAGAAGTTACATGCGTAACTGCGTTCAGCTTTTACAAAAATATCTGGCCGGATTCACTATTTACTTTTCCTAGTCAGTATACATAGATTACACACTGATTATACGcggttatacacatattatacatgaattacaCATAATATTATACATCCACTcagaggcggagccaggatttgaagtttatgggtttgGGATTCTAGttcttttaagttactgggtttTAAAATAATGATTTGTACATATTCCATAAATTTCACAAGATAAATACAGAGTCTACAAAAACTActaggttcggccgaacccgtaagCAAAGGGCTAGCTCCGCCACTGCATCCACCAGCTATTTCTAGTTTAAGAAGTCTTGTGGGCggctatttgagttaattcttctAATATCTTGATGGGCTTGCATGTTTAGATAAGCAATTCTACAAGGTGAGAATGTTCTGCTGCACTTTGAGAAACACAAATAAATGAACAAAACAGCTTAAAGAAAAGCATCATGTTAATCGCTAGCTATCAAGGTTTCAGAAGTTAAAATTAGTTTATTAACTTCAAACCTAGAAGAGAGACATGAATTACTTTATTAGGTGGAATTTTCAGAGAATTGCTTTTGTATTGTTTCAGTGCAACAGATTAGTTCTTTCTTCAGAGAAGCAAAAGACTGAGCAACAAGAATAATCTTCTCGTTTCTTAACCTTTATGGTCAGCAATTCAAGTACAAAGGTTCAAtatgttcttctattaaacatacaAGTTACTCTTCTTCAGAAGATCAAAACTCCTTATGACAGATATCTTATGAAGAAAAAAGAATCGCCAAGAAAGATACAATAACATCTTTACTGACTCTGACAATCCCCATCTTCGCAGAAATTTGAGGTTCATTAATCTTTAAGAAGAACTAAAAATAGGGATAGGAAGTTCTTTAATATTTTCAACTGAAACTAAAGGTTAATTCAGCTAAAGTGACCGAGACTTTGACTCAATGCCGCTAGTTGTGATCACTCATAGTAACTTATATAAACCACATTACCAACTGCAAATTTCAAGCAAGCCAAGTACTTAGTTGATGAACTAGTTTTCTTACACGTTGATCATGGCACTATCCTTTAACCAGACACCATAGCAGATGATGGACGATAGCAATTGGAGTAGGTATTCTCCACCCAAGAATTTTCATTAGCAGAAGAGATGAAAAGGAACAGCTTGTAACCCAACATTTTATTGTAGCTTCTAGATAGGGACACTTGCG from Nicotiana tomentosiformis chromosome 11, ASM39032v3, whole genome shotgun sequence encodes:
- the LOC104113364 gene encoding GATA transcription factor 11-like isoform X2 yields the protein MKMTMVGHCGYLDGIPTGPVVDEDFDDILNFLDFPLESLEEDGQGVEWDASESKFLGPIPTDALMAFPPVPQGNIGNSRVKAEPNSNHPIKVTEGQGSGIFQTQSPVSVLESSNSCSGGKSISIKHDIAIPVRPRSKRPRSSALNPWILMPPISATRFASKKTCDARKGKEKKRKMSLLSVPQIADVTKKKTTSTQQSSFKKCTHCQVTKTPQWREGPLGPKTLCNACGVRYRSGRLFPEYRPAASPTFVPTLHSNSHRKVVEMRKKALYGETSALEEPHSVIVEGPPMSPAPEFVPMSSYLFDVY
- the LOC104113364 gene encoding GATA transcription factor 11-like isoform X1, with product MMTMVGHCGYLDGIPTGPVVDEDFDDILNFLDFPLESLEEDGQGVEWDASESKFLGPIPTDALMAFPPVPQGNIGNSRVKAEPNSNHPIKVTEGQGSGIFQTQSPVSVLESSNSCSGGKSISIKHDIAIPVRPRSKRPRSSALNPWILMPPISATRFASKKTCDARKGKEKKRKMSLLSVPQIADVTKKKTTSTQQSSFKKCTHCQVTKTPQWREGPLGPKTLCNACGVRYRSGRLFPEYRPAASPTFVPTLHSNSHRKVVEMRKKALYGETSALEEPHSVIVEGPPMSPAPEFVPMSSYLFDVY